One Aegilops tauschii subsp. strangulata cultivar AL8/78 chromosome 2, Aet v6.0, whole genome shotgun sequence genomic window, CATGTATTCGTACACAAGCAGTTTCTCATGCTCTTGCAAGCATACGCCAACAAGCCTGACAAGATTCTTATGTTGAAGCTTGGCGACCAAAACAAGCTCATTCTTGAGCTCCCCTATTCCTTGCCCTGAATTCCTGGAGAGCCTCTTCACAGCTATTTCTTGACCATCAGGAAGGTCTCCCTGCATAAGCATAAGCAATCATTTGTTGAAGCTGAAAAAAGTATGTTAATGAATCGTTATGTCTGGTACCTTATAAACTGCACCAAATCCTCCCTCACCAAGCTTATTCTCCTCAGCAAAGTTACTCGTCGCACCACGTAAGGTTGATAGATCAATGATAAGTGAATCAATGCTATCTATGTCCTCATGATTAGTTGAATCTGTCAGAAAGCACATACAGATGCATTATATAGGCACTGCAGCCAATTCCACCATATACATGTTTCATGACTATGTTTTTTAACTAGATGTAACTGTTTTATTTTTAGGTGATAACAAAATTCAATCTAAACAGAAATTCAGTTTTATCAAAAGTAGATGCTAATCCCCCCTACTAGGGACCATTTCGTTAAGAGCACTATGGATTCAACATTTCAACTCCTAATGGTTCGGTTCGAAATTCCCGAAGAAGCACTCTTTTTTTTCCTCGAACACACAGAAGAGTTGTGTATCATTTCATTAAGAAAAAGGAATATGTACAGGGAAGAGGAAGAAGTACTCCTCATCCAAACTTCCCTTTAGTTGGGTCGAAGTTCATTGGTTTTCTTCCTACCTATTCATGATTCCAAACTGTTAAGAGTTTAAGACAACATACCATGAGGTAGCTCACTCCTTGCTTgtcttctcctccttctcctcaaaTAACAAAGGCAAACGGTAGTGATAGCCAGAATTGCAGCAACGATAGGCAGCACAATAGCCAGAACATTGTTTGCCGATTTTCCTGCTAACAGATGCCATCAACTTCAGAAATAGGTATTCAGAATACCATAGAAACggctcaaatattccaaaatattTGGCGCTGGGAGCTAATACATTTGCTGCAATCATGTTTTGCTTTGTAAAGGTGAGTAGACTCTTTCCCCTGCAGTCAATTTTGACGTCTGAAGCGAAGGCACTTGGAAGCTTAGTGCAGATTGGCCAAGAACATGATAGAAGTAACCAGTAACGTAGCACTAACAAGTCACAATATGCTATTCAGGATAGGTTCTAACAATCAAAACAAATCATTGTGTCAAACATGAGATTTGGACTAACTTAAAAAATTCATTCAACCACGTGTAGTGCTAGCTTCTAATACCGGCATTTGAAATATAACCGACTGTTGAATGCTTCACAGAAAAGTCAGTGTGGATTGTATCCTAATTCCTAAAGCATAATCAGTCAAACAAGTAGCGAATGACAGGGACCGAACTGCAGACATGTCTACATCATCAACTAAACAAAGCCGGTCTGTATCGCTATGGGATTATCCTGATAATGACCTCTACCCAAATCTGTTGACATCTTCAGTTTCCAGTTAATCCATTGTCAGTGATTCAGATGTTGCTCGCTTGCCTCGAATTTTTAACCGGACATTTCTACTAAACAGTAAGAAAGTGTTCTAAATCAGAAAGCATCAAAGGCACGAGTCCTTCTCTAGAAATTCAGAAATTTTTAACAAACAATGCAACCATATGTTGAACTGAATAAGCCATACACGTGTGTTAAAACTTAAAAGAAACTGCAAATTGGGGAAATTTTGTGTTTGCAATTCACCTCGTGGGGTCGCCGTTGGCGTCACGTTAACAGGCGCAGGAGGAGGAGCCGGCGGCGCTGGAGGTGCTGGCAAACGCAGCGTCGGGCTTCCGGAGAAGAAAGGAACCACCTCGTACCTGAAATTGCACCGCACCCCAATCAACCTCCCGCCTATGCTCCCGCTGAGATCCTGCGGCATCTGCGTAATTATGTCTCCGAGGCAGCTCCGGCAATCGGCCGGTGACATGTCGGGCGTGCACTGCACGAGCCCGTAGATGGTGGGGTTAGTGGTGTCAAAGCCCTCCTCCCCCGTGGCGAACCGCCTGGACGAGTTTGCCGCCGCGTAGTCCCCGGTGGCGTTGAGGAGTGTTTGGACGGCGGCGTCGAACACGTCCACCGGCGAGCTCACGCTCTGCGTGTTCTTGAGGACGATGATGTTGTCGTTGCTGGTGGTGGCGAGGAAGTTCTGGTTGGAGAAGCGGAGGTAGCAGGGGTCGTAGATGACGGTGGCGTCCTTGTTGAAGGCGCAGAGCTGCTGCGCGTCCTGGAAGGCGGTGGTGACGCAGGCCTCGCAGGCGGAGGCGTTGCCGTCGCCGCGGCAGAGCGCGAGGGCGTAGGCGATGTTCGGTAGGGAGCCGATGCTGCTGGTGGCGAAAAGCGTCCGGGAGGCGGAGGCGTTCTTGGGGAGGGTGGCGGAGAGCTGCCGGATGTTGGATTGGTAGGTGTCGTTCGCCGCATAGTTGCCGCTCTTGCCGCAGATCTGCCACGGCGGCTGGGCTGCGGTCGGTGGTGTGAGGAGGAACGCAATGAGGATTGTGGCGGCGAGGCGGTAGAACGTGCGGTGGCGCGTCGCCATGGTGGTCGCGGAAAATCTCCGGCGTGGCTACCgttaaagaagaagaaaagaggcCAAGGCGGTCACGGGTTTGCTCTCTCCAGTAATAATTGAAGGAACATCATTTGACTTGCAACGTGCTGAAGAATTAGTTTGACTCCGTAGGGTGCGAAAATGCTAAACACACGGATGAATACGGGCTGATTACCGGCTCTGCTACATCAACGGACGTTTACTGGGCTTTTATCGGCTTTGCTATATCAAAAAATGACAAGTATGCCCCGGCCTATCCCTTAATCCTTGCCTTTTTTTTCATAGGATTAAGGGATAGGCCGGGGCCCCACCCCGGGTGAAAATCCGGCGGACTGAAGAGTATAGTTGGAAAGCCCGTAACAGCCCCGTATGCGGTTTGTGCGTTTAGCATTTTTGGGTTGATTACGGACCCTTTAACACTAAATCTCTCACTCCCCCTGATTTCAAGGGATGGGCCCCGCCTCCCTCTTAATCTCCAACTAGAAGATGCCACCTAACTATAATCCCTAGTATCCGTAAAATTCATCCGTGAGTGTAGCATTACTGCCATAGGGGTGAGCCGTGAATGACGCGCGGGACCCACTTTTTGCAGCTATTAGTATTCATGTACCACAGGAGAAAAGTGTGTGGTTTTATCCGGACGTTCTCCTAAATGTTACTTACTCTATTCTAGCATACCAAAAACGTCAGGATGGTGATAGTATTTTTCTTAGTTCCACGCTA contains:
- the LOC109741128 gene encoding cysteine-rich receptor-like protein kinase 6 isoform X1, producing the protein MATRHRTFYRLAATILIAFLLTPPTAAQPPWQICGKSGNYAANDTYQSNIRQLSATLPKNASASRTLFATSSIGSLPNIAYALALCRGDGNASACEACVTTAFQDAQQLCAFNKDATVIYDPCYLRFSNQNFLATTSNDNIIVLKNTQSVSSPVDVFDAAVQTLLNATGDYAAANSSRRFATGEEGFDTTNPTIYGLVQCTPDMSPADCRSCLGDIITQMPQDLSGSIGGRLIGVRCNFRYEVVPFFSGSPTLRLPAPPAPPAPPPAPVNVTPTATPRAGKSANNVLAIVLPIVAAILAITTVCLCYLRRRRRRQARSELPHDSTNHEDIDSIDSLIIDLSTLRGATSNFAEENKLGEGGFGAVYKGDLPDGQEIAVKRLSRNSGQGIGELKNELVLVAKLQHKNLVRLVGVCLQEHEKLLVYEYMPNRSIDTILFDSERRKELDWGKRLKIISGIARGLQYLHEDSQLRIIHRDLKASNVLLDSDYTPKISDFGLARLFGADQSREVTNRVVGTYGYMAPEYAMRGHYSIKSDVFSFGILMLEFVTGRRSSGSYNFDESVDLLSLIWEHWSTGTISEIIDSSLRSHAPGDQMVKIIHIGLLCVQDNPADRPMMSTVNVMLSSNTMSLQSPSKPSFFITKSGTYSTPYSESSYPTASQSTAKSAMASPNEVSITELEPR
- the LOC109741128 gene encoding cysteine-rich receptor-like protein kinase 6 isoform X2, translating into MATRHRTFYRLAATILIAFLLTPPTAAQPPWQICGKSGNYAANDTYQSNIRQLSATLPKNASASRTLFATSSIGSLPNIAYALALCRGDGNASACEACVTTAFQDAQQLCAFNKDATVIYDPCYLRFSNQNFLATTSNDNIIVLKNTQSVSSPVDVFDAAVQTLLNATGDYAAANSSRRFATGEEGFDTTNPTIYGLVQCTPDMSPADCRSCLGDIITQMPQDLSGSIGGRLIGVRCNFRYEVVPFFSGSPTLRLPAPPAPPAPPPAPVNVTPTATPRGKSANNVLAIVLPIVAAILAITTVCLCYLRRRRRRQARSELPHDSTNHEDIDSIDSLIIDLSTLRGATSNFAEENKLGEGGFGAVYKGDLPDGQEIAVKRLSRNSGQGIGELKNELVLVAKLQHKNLVRLVGVCLQEHEKLLVYEYMPNRSIDTILFDSERRKELDWGKRLKIISGIARGLQYLHEDSQLRIIHRDLKASNVLLDSDYTPKISDFGLARLFGADQSREVTNRVVGTYGYMAPEYAMRGHYSIKSDVFSFGILMLEFVTGRRSSGSYNFDESVDLLSLIWEHWSTGTISEIIDSSLRSHAPGDQMVKIIHIGLLCVQDNPADRPMMSTVNVMLSSNTMSLQSPSKPSFFITKSGTYSTPYSESSYPTASQSTAKSAMASPNEVSITELEPR